One Kineosporia sp. NBRC 101731 genomic region harbors:
- a CDS encoding ImmA/IrrE family metallo-endopeptidase, with translation MSQRMAHELGHLVLHSNTLGSDDLEAEANAFAAEFLMPAELVRPSLRNLKLGRLLDLKREYGVSMQALVERAYQLDLLSPTQRTSTYKLLSAKGWRTREPGSDEIAPEVTALAQAIGQSLSSRGLSPAEVASIAGFSDARHNSLFLPIGLRAV, from the coding sequence GTGAGCCAGCGCATGGCCCACGAGCTCGGACACCTGGTGCTGCATTCCAATACTCTGGGGAGCGATGATCTTGAAGCCGAGGCGAATGCCTTCGCGGCCGAGTTCCTCATGCCGGCGGAGCTGGTGCGACCCTCATTGCGCAACCTGAAGCTCGGGCGGTTGCTCGACCTCAAACGTGAGTACGGCGTCTCCATGCAGGCGCTGGTCGAGCGGGCCTACCAGCTTGACCTCCTGAGCCCCACGCAGCGAACCAGCACCTACAAACTGCTCAGCGCCAAGGGCTGGAGAACCCGCGAACCCGGCAGTGATGAAATCGCCCCCGAAGTAACCGCCCTGGCCCAGGCAATTGGTCAGAGCCTGAGCAGTCGTGGGCTCAGCCCGGCAGAGGTCGCCAGCATCGCCGGCTTCTCCGACGCCCGGCACAACAGTCTCTTCCTCCCGATCGGCCTTCGCGCGGTCTGA
- a CDS encoding AraC family transcriptional regulator: protein MDLVSVALGGARIGEAGARWFGGSRGWGMRFDSFEGIGFHAVLSGSAWLIAAAGEPQLLNAGDIVLIPSGAEHGLSLRPRMLRELPLMKLEAQAPPPPSSTFDIECLCGAYRLGRGHLHPFLRNLPDLMVVSPDPAQHPELSALITVLGRDISERQAGTSLTRTALIDLILVHALRAWHEPLFEIDDAGIAAALSAIHDNPQTPWTVDQLSARAGLSRTAFGRRFVAQTGTSPMAYLTTQRLTRAAQLLCDTDTLLAGIAGQVGYSSEFAFSNAFRREFGVSPGRYRREHQRVLGLAL from the coding sequence ATGGACCTGGTCAGTGTGGCTCTGGGCGGTGCCCGGATCGGCGAGGCCGGTGCGCGCTGGTTCGGTGGTTCGCGCGGCTGGGGCATGCGGTTCGACAGCTTCGAGGGAATCGGCTTCCACGCGGTACTTTCCGGATCGGCGTGGCTGATCGCCGCCGCCGGCGAGCCCCAGTTGCTGAACGCCGGTGACATCGTGCTCATCCCCAGCGGTGCCGAGCACGGCCTCAGTCTGCGGCCCCGTATGCTGCGTGAGCTGCCGCTGATGAAGCTGGAGGCGCAGGCCCCGCCACCGCCCTCGAGCACGTTCGACATCGAATGCCTGTGCGGCGCCTACCGCCTGGGGCGTGGCCACCTGCACCCGTTCCTGCGCAACCTCCCCGACCTGATGGTGGTCTCGCCCGACCCGGCCCAGCATCCGGAACTGTCCGCACTGATCACGGTGCTGGGCCGGGACATCAGCGAGCGTCAGGCCGGCACCAGCCTGACCCGCACGGCCCTGATCGACCTGATCCTGGTGCACGCGCTGAGAGCCTGGCACGAGCCCCTGTTCGAGATCGACGACGCCGGGATCGCGGCAGCTTTGAGCGCGATCCACGACAACCCCCAAACCCCCTGGACCGTCGACCAGCTCAGCGCCCGGGCGGGGCTGTCCCGCACGGCTTTCGGTCGCCGGTTCGTGGCCCAGACCGGCACCTCCCCCATGGCCTACCTCACCACCCAGCGCCTGACCCGGGCCGCGCAGTTGCTGTGTGACACGGACACGCTGCTGGCCGGGATCGCAGGTCAGGTGGGGTATTCTTCGGAGTTCGCTTTTTCCAATGCTTTTCGACGGGAGTTCGGGGTTTCGCCGGGGCGGTACCGGCGTGAGCATCAGCGGGTGCTGGGATTAGCACTCTGA